CCAGGCCGAAGGCAACCAGGATGGCCGAACTGAGGAAGGCCACGCGCCAACCCCAAGCGATGAAGGCATCGTTGCTCATGACGGCGGCGAGGACGGCCAGTGCGCCGTTGGCCAGCAGGTTGCCCGCGGGCGGCCCGATCTGGGCTGCGGACGACCAGAATCCGCGCTTGCTGGGATTGGCGTACTCGCTGGACAGCAACACGGCGCCGCCCCACTCGCCTCCGACGCCGATGCCCTGGGCCAAGCGAAGGAGGACCAGGATGATCGTGGCTCCAATGCCGATCGTGTGGTAGTCCGGCAACGCGCCGATGAGGACCGTGGCCGCGCCAATGAGGATGAGGGTGATGACCAGGACGTTCTTGCGTCCGATCTTGTCTCCGAGCCGGCCAAAGACAACGCCGCCAATGGGCCGGGCGAGGTAACCCACCGCGAAGGCCGAGAAGGAGAGCAGGAGGCCCGTGGTTTCGTCGTTCGTGGGAAAGAAGATCTTGGGGAAGACCAGCGCGGAGGCGACGGAGTAGATGGCGAAATCGTAGTACTCCAGGGAGGTGCCTGTGACGCTGGCAATGAAGGCCTTGATGGCGCCTGCCGAGGGTTTGCTGCGCCGTGTTGAACGTGGCGAAGTGGTCGCGGACATGGTTCCTCCATGGAACGTTGGGCGGGCTTTGTGATCCCGATCTCAATCGGGGCCTACACCCAATGATGCATCACATGGACGAATTGTTCAACAATTTTTTGGCGGGAGTTCCTTGTGTGGGTTCGTGTCAGTTGCTGGGGTAGGCAACATAAGCGAACCGCTCCGAGTCGGGTGACCAACTGTTGACATTGAGGGTTCCCTGGCCGCCGAAGAGGGACCACGTGTGGAGCGGAGTGGCCCAGTCGCTCGTGGGAACAAGGACGACGTCGACCCGCAAGTCCGCCGGGTGGCCCACCGTGCCGCCGGGGAAGCGGATGTAGCTGGCCAGGCGCCCGTCGGGCGAGAGGTGCGGGAACCAGTCAACGGTGGCGCTTTCAAGCAGGCGTTCTGGCGTGCCACGGTGACTTGCCCGCACCCTGGCAAGTTGGGCGTGGCCGGGCCGATCCGTGAAGGCCTCGGTATTGAAGTACAGCCATTCGCCGTCGGGCGAGTATTCGGGGCCATCGCAGTGGCCGTCGACGTCGATTGCGGTCGCGGGTCCGCCCCCTGTTGGAATCGTGATGAGCCGGCCCGGTTGGGTGAAGTCGCCGGCTTCTATTCCGACGTAGGCGAGGGTCTGTCCGTCGGGGCTGATGCCGTGCAGGAAATGGAACCACCCGTCGTCGTTCGTGATCTTGGTGGCCTCACCGCCGTCGAGGGCTGCGCTGTAGATGCGGCCGTCATTCGCCGAGAGGTAGATGGTGGTGCCGTCGGGCGCGAGGATGTGGTCGTTATTGAGGTCCGGGATGCCGGTAATGGCGACCTTTTCGAGTCCACCGGAAAGATCCAGCCGCCATAGGGCGCCGTCACCATTGAGGATGAGGGCCTGGCCATCGAGCGTCCAGTTGGGTGCCTCCAGGAGCAGATTGTCCGTGGTGAAGGCCAGCTCGGAAGTGCCGGTGGCAGAGGCGATCCATACTTCGCAGCGCTGGCCGGGCCGAAGTGTCCGTATCACCATGCGGATGTCCTTTCGTCTTTGGTGCGAGTTGGCAGCAGATGCCCGCAAAATCGGATTTTGGGGTCATCCGCTGCCAACTCGCGCTAACCAGAGGGGTGGTTAGTCCTGGTTGAAGGCGGCGTCGAAGGAGGTCTGCGAGGGCGGGAAGTCGAACTTCTTGAGGGCGGCGAGGGCTTCGGGGGCGCCGTGGAGGCGGTCCATGCCGGCGTCCTCCCATTCCACGGAGATCGGGCCGTTGTAGCCGATCGCGGTGAGGGCCCGGAAGCTCGATTCCCAGGGCACGTCGCCGCGTCCGGCGGAGACGAAGTCCCAGCCGCGGCGGGGGTCGCCCCAGGGCAGGTGGGAGCCCATGACGGTGTTCCGGCCGGTGGGGCGGAGCTTGGTGTCCTTGCAGTCCACGTGGTAGATCCGGTCTTTGAAGTCCCAGATGAAGGAGACGGGGTCGATGCCTTGCCACATGAAGTGGGAGGGGTCCCAGTTCAGGCCGAACGCTTCGCGGTGCCCGATGGCTTCCAGGGTGCGGACGGTGGTCCAGTAGTCGTAGGCGATCTCGGAAGGGTGGACTTCGTGGGCGAAGCGGACACCGCATTCGTCGAAGACGTCCAGGATGGGGTTCCAGCGGTCCGCGAAGTCCTGGTAGCCGGCCTCGATGACTTTCTCCGGGACAGGCGGGAACATCGCGACGTACTGCCAGATCGAGGAGCCCGTGAACCCGACGACGGTGTCCACCCCGAGCGCGCGGGCGAGGCGGGCGGTGTGTTTCATCTCCTCGGCGGCGCGTTGGCGCACTCCTTCGGGGTCCCCGTCGCCCCAGACCTTGGCCCCGACGATGGCTTGGTGGCGGAAGTCGATGGGGTCATCGCACACGGCCTGGCCCTTGAGGTGGTTGGAGATGGCCCAGACCTTGAGGTTGTACTTGTCCAGGATGGCGAGCTTGGATTCGACGTAGCCGGGTTCGTCCCAGCGCCAGGCGTCCAGGTGGTCGCCGGACACGGCGATTTCCAGGCCGTCATAGCCCCAGCCGGAGGCGAGTTTGGCGACTTCCTCGAAGGGCAGGTCGGCCCACTGGCCGGTGAACAGGGTGTACGGGCGGGGCATGGGTTCTCCTTGGGAAAAGTTTCGGGGCGTGCTTCAGGCCAGGGCTGTCAGTGGCCGGCGACCTGGATGATGGCGGACTTGGCGTCGGCGGATTCTTCGATGGCGGCCAGGACCTGCTGGACGGCGAGTCCTTCCTCGAACGACGGCGACGGCGGGGTCCCGGCGTCGATGGCGGCCAGGAAGTCACGGATTTCGTGGGTGAAGGTGTGCTCCCAGCCGATGACGTGGCCCTGGGGCCACCAGGCGTCCATGTAGGGGTGTTCGGGCTCGTTGACCAGGATCCGTCGGAAGCCCTGCTCCCTGACGGGCACCGTGGCGTCCATGAAACCCAGTTCGTTGATGGATTCCAGGTCGAACAGGAGCGAGCCCTTGTCGCCGTAGATTTCCATCGTGAGCGAGTTCTTCTTGCCCGTGGCCATGCGGGAGACTTCCACCGAGGCGACCGCACCGGAGGCGAGTGTCAGCGTGGCCCAGGCGGCGTCGTCGACCGTTACTTGTTCCGGACCGTCCGCGCCGGGGCGGCTGTCCACGAAGGTGTGCAGCCGGCCGGAGACCTCGGTGACGGTGTCCCCGAGGAGGAAGAGGACCTGGTCGATCGCGTGGGAGGCGATGTCGCCGAGGGCCCCGGATCCGGCGGTTTCCTTGTTGAGCCGCCAGGTCATGGGGGAGTCCGGATCCACGAGCCAGTCCTGGAGGTAGGCGGCGCGGACGTGCCGGACGGTTCCGAGCCGGCCCTCGGCGATCAGTTCCTTCGCGAGGGCGAGTGCCGGCACCCTGCGGTAGTTGAAGCCGATCATGGACTGGATGCCGCGCGCCCGGGCGGCACGCGCGGCTTCCGTCATGGCTTCGGCCTCGGCCAAAGTGTTCGCGAGGGGCTTCTCCACGAGCACGTGCTTGCCCGCCTCCAGCGCCGCGATGGCGATCTCGGCGTGCATCCATCCCGGAGCGCAGATATCCACGATATGGACGTCATCGCGTTCCAGGACGGAGCGCCAGTCCGTGGCGGACTCGCTCCACCCGTACTTCGCCGCGGCCTCGGCGACCTGTTCCGGGTCCCGGCCCACGAGCACTTTCTGCTCGAAGGCCGGAACGTCGAAGAAGCTGCCCACGTTCCGCCACGCGTTGGAATGGGCTTTGCCCATGAACGCGTAGCCGATCGCGGCAACACCCAGGGTTTTCTTGCCCGGTTCGCCGTCGTGAGGTGTGGTGGGGGCAGAGGCGGAGCTAGTCATGAGTGATTCCTAGAGGGTGGCGGCCATCGGGTCCCAGTCCTCGGGGAGGGCCTGGGAGGTCACGGCGGAGCTGTCGACGCCTACAAAGGTGCCGGTTTCGGCGGACTCGGAAATGGAAACCAGGGTATCGACCACATGATAGGCAAGGGCTCCCTGGGCGCGGTGCGGAACACCGGCGCGCAGGGACCGGGCCATGTCCAGCACGCCCATACCGCGGCCGTTGGCCGGTCCCGTGGCGGGAATGATTTCCGCTTCCTCGGCTCCCGCGCGCCAAAGCTTGAGGTCGCCGTCGAAGTAGTTCGGATCAGGCAATTCCAGGGTGCCCTCGGTGCCGGTGATCTCCACGAAGCCCATCCGCAGGCGGGGGGATTCAAAGCTGAAGACGCTGTGCGAGGAGGCGCCGCCCTCGAACTGGAGCATCGCACTGACGTGGGTGGGGACCTCGACGGGGAATTCCTCGCCGGCCTTGGGCCCGGAACCGACCACGCGGACGTCCTTGGCTTTGGAGCCGACGGCGGCGACCTTGCGGACCGAGCCGAAGGTCTGGACCAGGGCGGTGATGTAGTAAGGGCCCATGTCGAAGAGCGGGCCCGCGCCGTGCGCGAAGAGGAATGACGGGTTCGGGTGCCATGACTCCGGGCCGGGGGTCTGGAACATGGTCAGGGCTGTCAGCGGGGTGCCGATGTCACCGCGTTCGATGATCCGGCGGGCTGTCTGCAGCCCCGCGCCCAGGAAGGTGTCCGGTGCGCAGCCCAGGCGGACGCCCGCGGCGTCGGCCGTCTTCAACAGCGCCAATCCCGATTCGCGGTCCAGGGAGAACGGCTTCTCGGTCCAGACGTGCTTGCCCGCGTTCACAGCGGCTGTTGCCACCTCGACGTGCGCCGCCGGGATGGTCAGGTTCACGATGATCTCGACGTCGGGATGGTTCAGTGCCGCGTCAACGCCACCCCACTCCGGGATGCCGTATTCCTTGGCCCGCGCTTCCGCGGCTTCCTCGAACAAGTCTGCGATGACGTGGACCTTCAAGTCAGGGAAGACCGTTAGGTTGTCCAGGTAGGCCTTGCTGATGTTGCCTGCGCCGATGACGGCGACGCCTACGGGCCCCCGGAGGGAAGACGGCGTGGACGGGGTGGTCTGGTGCGTTGCGGTGCTCATGCGTTCACTTCCTGTGCTGCGTTGTCCTGAAGGAATGCGAGGCTTTCGGCGATGCCTTCGAAGATGTCTCCGGCGTAGTCGTCGAACTCCACGACGCCCGCTTCCAGGGACTTGGCGGCAGCAATGACGTCGAGCACCGGGATGGTGCCCTGGCCCGCAGGCTGTTGGGCTTTCGTGTCTGTGGTGCCGGGGCCGTCCTTGATGTGGATGAACTTAACGCGGTCACCGAGGCGGGCGAGAAGTTCCACGGGGTTCTGGCCACCGACCGAGGCCCAGTAGGTGTCGACTTCCAGGACCAGTTCCGGGTCAAGGAGGCCTTCGAAGTACTCCAGTGCGGTCTGGCCCTCGACGATGGACTCCAGTTCCCAAGCGTGGTTGTGGTAACCGACGCGGATGCCGTATTCGGCGCCCTTCTTGGCCGCGGCGTTCAGCTTTGCGGCGGTCGCCTGGATGTCTTCGGCGTTCTGCCAGTGTTCGGCGGGCAGGTAGGGATCGATCACGGTCGCAATGCCCAGTTCCTTGGCGGCTGCGAAGATCTCGTCCTGGTCCTGGCTCAGCAGCGGCGCGTGACCGGACGGGGCGCTCAGCCCGTTCTCCTTCAATGCAGCGCCGAGCTCCTTCGCCGTGGCCACGAAATTGTAGGGTTCAACCTGCGTGTAACCGATCTCGGCAACGCGTCTGATGGTGCCCGGCAGGTCTTCCTGCATGGCATTGCGCAGGGTGTACAGCTGGATGGAGTAAGACATGGTTTTCCTTTGCGTTGTCGGTTGCGTGAAAGTTTGACTAACGGCCGCTAGCGGCCGGCGAGGGATCCGCCGATGCCGCCGACGCTGAAGTACTTGTTCAGGGTGGCGAAGACGATGATCGGCGGGAGCATCATGATGACCGCGAGGGCCATGACGCCGGACCAGTCGGTCTGGTTTTGCTGGAAGAACGACTGGACGCCCATGGGGAGGGTGAAGATTTCGTTGGAGCGCAGGAACACGATCGCTACGAGGTAATCGTTCCAGGCCAGGAGGAAGGCGAAGATGGCCGTGGACAGGATGCCGGGCAGGGAATTGCGCAGCACCACCTTCGTGAAGGATCCGAAGACTGAGCAGCCGTCGATCCACGAGGCCTCCTCGAGGCTGACCGGGATGGAATCGAAGTATGCCGCCATCATCCACGTGGCCACGGTCATTGTCGAGCCGACGTAGATAATGATCAGTCCCATGAGGTTGTCCACGAGTCCCAGGCCTGCGAACAGGATGAACAGCGGCACCACCGAGGTGATGATCGGCAGGGACTGCATGACGAACAGCAGCAGCGAGTAGCCGGAGACGGCCCTGGAACGGCCACGGGAGAGGACATAGCCGGCGGGTGCTGCGACGGCGACGGCGACGATCACGGTGCTGACGGTGGTGATGAGGCTGTTCTTGAGCCAGGTGGCCGCCAGGGTCTCGGAGAAAACGTTGCTGAGGTTCTCGAAAGTGAGGCCGGTGGCGGTGCTGTTGGGGCCCGGGGTCAGGGCCAGGACCACGGTGACCATGATCGGGACCAGGACGATGGCGGTGATGGCAAGGATCAGGACGAACCGCCACCAGCGTCCTCGCATGCCTGCTTCGGAGAGGACGCGGCGGGATTTTTCGGGTCCCGCGACACCGAGCGCGGGTCCGGATTCTGGGTGGGCGTGGAGTACTGCGCTCATTATTCGACGCTCGACTTTCGGATCTGGCGGTACAGGAAGACCGACACGACGACGAGGGTGAGGGTCATGAGGAAGGCGATGGCAACGCCGGGACCGGTCTGGAAGTCCTGGAAGACCGTGCGGTAGGCCAGGACCACGAGGGAGGTAGTGGCGTCAACGGGGCCGCCGCCGGTAAGGAGGTAGATGGTGGGGAAGTCGTTGACGCAGAAGATCGTCATCAGGATCCAGCTGATGTAGGTGGAGCGGGCGATCAGCGGCAGGGTGATCTGGGTGAACTGCTGCCACTTGCTGGCACCGTCCATGCTGGCGGCTTCATACACGGTGGTGTCTACCGAGGCCAAAGCTGCCGAAATCATCATCATCATGAAGGGGAAGCTGACCCAGACCTTGAACACCATGACCATGACCGCGGCCAGGTGGGGGTCCGCCAGGAACAGGGGCGTGCCCAGTCCGAGGTTCCGGAAGATGGAGGGGATGAGGCTGTCCGGAGTGGCGACGAGCCAGTTCCAGGCCGTGGAGGAGACCACGATCGGAACCACCCAAGGCAGGAGGAGGAGGACCTTGAAGGTGCCCCCCGCCGGGATTTTGGTGCGTAGCAGCAGGGCCAGGCCCAGGCCAACCAGCCAGGAGCCGAAGACGCCGACGATGGTGAACCACAAGGTGAACTGGGCGGCCTTCCAGAAGGCCGGGGAGGTCAGGACATGGCCGAAGTTGTCGACGCCGACGAAGTTGCCCGTGTCGATCAGGGAGCCGTCGTGGGTGGCCTGGACGCCTGCGTAGACCAGCGGGTAGCCGTGGATCAGGACGAGTAGGATGACCGAGGGCAGCAGGAGCCAGAAGAACGTCCGCTTGGTCTGCCCCGAAAGCTTGCTCTTGCGGTTCAGGGACCCGCCGCCGGACCCGCCGGGAGCGAGCCCCCGACGGGCCCTGGCGAGGCCGGACTGCGTTGTGGTGGTTGACATGGCGACGGCTTTACTTCTTGATGACGGATTCGAGGCCGGTCTTGAAGGCCGTGAGTGCCGTCTTGGCGTCGGTCTTTCCGGTCAGGATGGTCTGGGTGAACTGGTTGAGTGCCTGGCCGCCGTCGAGGACAGCGAGGTTGGCGTTGAGCGAGGTGCCCTGCGCGGCGAAGGTCTTGGCGATGGGCTGCCATTCCTTGACGATCTTGACGTTGTTGGCGTCGCTCGTGAATTCGGGCATCTCCGTGATGGATTTGAAGACCGGCAGGGCGTTCATGAGTTTCTGGCGCCACAGCTCCTTGAGCTGTCCCATGTAGTAGGTCAGGAAGGCCTCGGAGGATTCCTGGGACGGGGTGTTCTTGTACATCATGATGTTGTTCGGGAAAACGAGTCCGTGCTTGTCGCCGTGCGGGCCTGCGATCGGGCTGGCCACCATGATGTCGCCGGAGGTGTCGCCGACACGAGCAGGCACGCCCAGGACGTACGGGCCGAAGGCGGCTTTCTTGTCCTTCCACTGCGCGTTGAGGTTGTCCGTGGTGTAGCTGACTGCAGCGGGGTCGATGATCCCGTTGGAGACCAGTTCCAGGAGGTATTCCGTGGCTTCGACGTTGCGGTCGTTCATGACGTCCAGCTGGCCGTCCTTGGTGAAGACGCCACCGCCGTTGTTGACCATCATCATGATCATCGAGTGGTTGCCGATGTTGTTGCCGGCGCCGGATCCGGTGGCGAAGCCGAAGGCGCCGATCTTCTTCAGTGCCTTGCCTGCGTCAAGCAGCGAGGCCCAGTCGGTGGGCAGTGCGACGCCGGCCTGGTCGAAGAGGGACTTGCGGTACCAGAAGACGCGCATGTCCAGCTGCCAGGGAACAGCGACGTAGCCCTTGTCCGACTTGAACGGGTCCAGCACGCCGGGCAGGAAGTCGTCGAACTGGCCGTTCTTCTTCAGCGAGTCGATGACCTTGTCCGCATAGGCGATCTGGCCCTGCTGGTCGAACTGGAACGCCTGGAAACCGCCACCGGTGGACACCGCGGGACCGGTCTTGGACGCAATGGCCGAGGAGAAGGTCTGGTAGAAGTTGTTCCATTGAATGATCTGGTAACCGGCCTTGCCGTTGCTGCCAGTCGGGGCGTAGGACTCGGTGATCTTCTTCGCGGCATCGTTATAGGCCGGCGTGGCCCACGGCATGTCCCAGAACTTGATGGCGCCGCCAGCGGAGCTCGAGCTGGAGCCGCCTCCGCAGGCTGCGAGCAGGGGGACAGCCGCTGCTGCCGCCGTGAGGCCGAGGAAACCCCTGCGGGAGAAATTGCGGCTGGCTTCGGACTGAACATTCATGATGATTCCTTTCGGGACCGCTGCGTGGTCTTCGCATTCGGTGCGGTCCGGCTCGTCGTCGAGAAGGCTGATGATTGCTTTTGGTGCTGTTTTGCTCGATGCTGCTGATTGCGTAGTTGAGGAGAAGTGCGGGTTCAGGTCAGGTGCGCTATGGATTCCGTCAGCCGCGCAAAGCCAGCCAGATCGGAGGGGACAGTACCGGCGTCGAGGTGTTCCTTGAGGCGGCGCCAGGTGGTGCGGTGGGCGGATTCGTAAAGCGTGGGCAGGAGGATTTCTCCTTGGGGCCCGGTGGCCCGGACTGCCGCCGGCCAGGCGGCAAGCGGTTCCGGGACCGCGATGCTGACACCGCCGTCGTCGGTGTAGAGGCGGAAGTCGACGCCGGGGGGCCGGGAGTTGCTCAGCACGCCTTGGAGCGAAACCGGAGCGCCGTTGGCGAGCCGCCCGGAAACCGTGTAGCCGTGCGTGCCGCAGTGCAGGACGCGAAGCGCGTCCAGCCGACCGGTGACGCGCACGACGGCAGCGAGATGCTCGGTGAGCAGCCGTTCAGGATTCGAGCCTGTCGCGGCCGTTGCGACCGAGTCCAGCATGGCGGCGCGGCCTGCTACCGAGCGGACGGCGTCTTCAGCTCCGGCCAGGCCGGGATTGGACGCCCAGCGCTGGTCCAGGACGACCGCGACGCCGGACAGTTCAGCGGCGTCGAGCAGGGCGGCGGTGCTTTCCGGGACAGGATTGACAACGACGATGCCGGACGCCCCGCCGTCGATCGCGTTGATGGCCTCCGTGGTCCAACCAGGAGCGCCTTCGATGGCGGAAACCCGCGCGGCCTCCCCGGCTGCTACCGGGCCGAAGCTTGCCGGAAGCGAAGCGACCGCGAGTGCCACGGCGCCGCTCTCTTCTGCCTGCGGGGTGGCCGTAACCGTGTACTGGGGGCTCATGAGCGGACTCCTGCATGTTCAACAGCTGCGACATCCACGGTGGCGTCTGCGATCGCTATCGCGAAGGTGAGGTCATTGATGAGGCTTTCGGCGGACGGCGGTTGCTTGGTTCCGAGGGCCAGTTGGGCGAGTTCGCGCCATTCGCCCTCATAGCCGTTGTGCTCGAACGGTCCGTACGTTGTGCTTGTGGCGCCGCGGGTGATGGTTGCGACGGCGGAACCCGCCTGCACGTAGGAAGGGGTGAAGTCCACGCGAAGGGCTGCGTCGTCCGAGATCGCCTCGAAGGCCCATTCTGGCTTCCACGTCTTGTTCATCGCTGCCCGGAGCTCGATGATCCGGTCACCGCAACGAAGGGAGATCACGTAGCCGAAGGGGCGTACATGGCGTGCCTGCAGGACCTCTAGGTCTACGAAATCCGGGGTGAAGCGGCGGACGAGGGGAAGGTCGTGGATGGCGAGTCCCATAATGCCGCCGCGGAGGGCGTTCTTGATGACCTCGATGTCGCTGTAGTCAGGGGTGCCCCCTGCTGGACGGGTGAAGATTTCGGTGGCGAAGTCTTCGAAGCGGGCGTTGGGCGGAAGGACGATGGAAGAACGGATGGTGTGGACGTTCTCGGGGAGATCGCCCCAATTGGCTTCGGCTGCGAGCCAGCCTGGATCGAAAGTGTGCATGGCGCCCACGATGATCGGCACGCCGGTTTCCTCGCTGACCGCCGAAATCCGGGCCGCCTCCTCGCCGCTCATGGCGAACGGCTTTTCGCAGAGCACGGCTTTCTTTCCCGCGCGGCATGCGGCGATGACTTGGTCCGCGTGGAACTGGTGGGGGCTGCAGATGGCCACGATGTCGACGTCGGGATCGCCCAGGAGCGGGTCCATGCTGGTGCTGAAGTTCGCGCCGACGCGGGCTGCGACCGATTCGGCGACAGCGGCGTCGACGTCCATGATGTGGCGGACTTCCAGGATATTCCGGAGCCGGGCGAGGGAAGGAAGGTGGATTGCCTGGGTGACCGGACCGGCGCCAAGGATGCCGACGCCGAGGGGTTTGGTTGTTGCCTGTGACTGGCTGGACAAGATCAGTTACCTCTTCGTAAACGGAGTCTCGGGAGTTTCGGCGCGGCTTCGTGGGCTGCGTGATCCTTCTCACAACTAACTGAGAACAACCTATGTCGACTTTTGTCGATGAGCAAGCAAAAGTTGAAAATAGATCGGCAATCTTTTACTGCGTGACACGCATAAGCAATCGTGCTATCACTGATGCATGACCTCAGCACCCGGAAAAGAGCCCGGCAAGGACGGCCCTGTACAGGACGCCGGAAGCCTTTCGCGTGCGGGAGACCTGTTTCAGCTTCTTCGCGACGGCCAGGCACGGACCCGGGCCGAACTCGCCCTCACTACCGGACTGGCCCGTTCCACCGTCGCCTCGCGCATCGATGCCCTCATGAACTCCGGGCTCGTGGGCCCCGCAGGTGAGGCGAGTTCCAGCGGCGGCAGGCCGCCGTCGCGCTTTGCCTTCAACCCGGCGGCCCGGGTTGTCTTGGCAGTCGACGTCGGAGCGACGCACGTGATCGTCGCGGTCACCGATCTCGGCGGAACAGTCCTGGCCGAGCGGCGCCTCGCGCAGGAAGTCGCAGACGGTCCCGACGTGGTGCTCGGCAGGGTGGTGGCGGCGGGGCGCGAGCTTCTCACCGAAGCCGACCGCAACCTTGACGACCTTGCCGGTATCGGGATCGGACTGCCCGGCCCGGTGGAACACGACACCGGCAGGCCGATCAAACCGCCGATCATGCCTGGCTGGGACGGATTCGATGTAGTCCGTTACATGCAGCGCTCGCTGCCCGTTCCCGTCCTGGTGGACAACGACGTCAACATCATGGCCCTGGGCGAACGCACGGCGTATTGGCCGGACCACGACAATTTGCTCTTCATCAAAATCGCCACGGGCATCGGCGCGGGCATCATCAGCAGCGGTGAACTGCAGCGCGGCGCCAACGGCACTGCCGGGGACCTCGGCCATGTCCGGGTTCCCCGCGGCGACGACGTCCTCTGCCGTTGCGGGAACTACGGCTGCCTTGAAGCTCTGGCCTCCGGACCCGCCGTCGCGCGCCAGCTGCAAACCCAAGGCCTGGCGGCTACCAACGGCGGCGACGTGCTGCGGCTGGTAGCCGAGGGGAACCTCCAGGCCATCCAGGCACTCCGGCAGGCGGGACGCGACGTCGGCGACGTCCTGGCCACCGTGGTCAACCTGCTCAACCCCTCCATGATCGTCATCGGCGGCAGCGTGGGCGAGGCCGGCGAGCACCTCGTGGCAGGCATCCGCGAAGTCGTCTACCGGCGCTCCCTTCCATTGGCCACCTCGCATCTGCGCATCGGCATCTCGATGGCGGGCGACCAGGCCGCGATCCTCGGTGCGAGCCAGATGGTCACCCAGCATGTTTTGTCTCCGGCCGTGATCGAAGCCACGCTCCAAGCAACGGGCTGACAGGCCACTATGGCGTTCCGCTGGGGCATGCCGTGATAGCAATGAAGGTGATGCCTACTTTCCTCGCCCTTCACTGCGCCCCATGACCGGCCAATTCCTCGCCAAGGTCCCACGAGGCTGGCTGATCCTCGCGTGCATCGGCCTCATCGCCCTCAACATGCGGGGACCGTTCGTCGCAGTGGCGCCGGTGGTGGATTCCCTGAAACGGGATCTTGGATTCTCGCCCGTTGAACTCGGGCTGCTGACGGGGATTCCCGTGCTCTGCTTCTCGCTCGCAGCGCCTCTGGCCTCGATGGCCGGACGAAGGTTCGGCGCCGAGTTCGCCGTGATGCTGACGCTTGTGGGTGTGCTGGCCGGCGTCGTGATCCGCTCCAGCGGCGGTGGTGTTCCGGTCATGGTGGGCACCGTCATCATCGGCCTCGCCATCACTATCGGCAAC
This genomic interval from Arthrobacter sp. FW306-2-2C-D06B contains the following:
- a CDS encoding ROK family transcriptional regulator, with the protein product MTSAPGKEPGKDGPVQDAGSLSRAGDLFQLLRDGQARTRAELALTTGLARSTVASRIDALMNSGLVGPAGEASSSGGRPPSRFAFNPAARVVLAVDVGATHVIVAVTDLGGTVLAERRLAQEVADGPDVVLGRVVAAGRELLTEADRNLDDLAGIGIGLPGPVEHDTGRPIKPPIMPGWDGFDVVRYMQRSLPVPVLVDNDVNIMALGERTAYWPDHDNLLFIKIATGIGAGIISSGELQRGANGTAGDLGHVRVPRGDDVLCRCGNYGCLEALASGPAVARQLQTQGLAATNGGDVLRLVAEGNLQAIQALRQAGRDVGDVLATVVNLLNPSMIVIGGSVGEAGEHLVAGIREVVYRRSLPLATSHLRIGISMAGDQAAILGASQMVTQHVLSPAVIEATLQATG
- a CDS encoding Gfo/Idh/MocA family protein, translated to MSSQSQATTKPLGVGILGAGPVTQAIHLPSLARLRNILEVRHIMDVDAAVAESVAARVGANFSTSMDPLLGDPDVDIVAICSPHQFHADQVIAACRAGKKAVLCEKPFAMSGEEAARISAVSEETGVPIIVGAMHTFDPGWLAAEANWGDLPENVHTIRSSIVLPPNARFEDFATEIFTRPAGGTPDYSDIEVIKNALRGGIMGLAIHDLPLVRRFTPDFVDLEVLQARHVRPFGYVISLRCGDRIIELRAAMNKTWKPEWAFEAISDDAALRVDFTPSYVQAGSAVATITRGATSTTYGPFEHNGYEGEWRELAQLALGTKQPPSAESLINDLTFAIAIADATVDVAAVEHAGVRS
- a CDS encoding ABC transporter substrate-binding protein, with protein sequence MNVQSEASRNFSRRGFLGLTAAAAAVPLLAACGGGSSSSSAGGAIKFWDMPWATPAYNDAAKKITESYAPTGSNGKAGYQIIQWNNFYQTFSSAIASKTGPAVSTGGGFQAFQFDQQGQIAYADKVIDSLKKNGQFDDFLPGVLDPFKSDKGYVAVPWQLDMRVFWYRKSLFDQAGVALPTDWASLLDAGKALKKIGAFGFATGSGAGNNIGNHSMIMMMVNNGGGVFTKDGQLDVMNDRNVEATEYLLELVSNGIIDPAAVSYTTDNLNAQWKDKKAAFGPYVLGVPARVGDTSGDIMVASPIAGPHGDKHGLVFPNNIMMYKNTPSQESSEAFLTYYMGQLKELWRQKLMNALPVFKSITEMPEFTSDANNVKIVKEWQPIAKTFAAQGTSLNANLAVLDGGQALNQFTQTILTGKTDAKTALTAFKTGLESVIKK